Proteins found in one Neomonachus schauinslandi chromosome 1, ASM220157v2, whole genome shotgun sequence genomic segment:
- the PLSCR1 gene encoding phospholipid scramblase 1 isoform X1 yields MNAPHPGTNLPPGHLPVYPSAAFQGPPEHTGYPGPQVGYPGPQAGYPGPQAGYPGAGPVGFPVQHQPVYNPPGGPAGVPCMPAPPPPLDCPPGLEYLSQIDQILIHQQIELLEVLTGFETNNRYEIKNSFGQRIYFAAEDTDFCTRNCCGASRPFTMRILDNMGQEVITLERPLKCDSCCFPCCLQEIAIYAPPGVPIGYVIQIWHPCLPRFTIQNERREDVLKIIAPCLLCSCCADVDFEIKSLDEENVVGKISKQWTGFMREAFTDADNFGIQFPLDLDVKMKAVMLGACFLIDFMFF; encoded by the exons ATGAATGCTCCTCATCCAGGAACAAATTTACCGCCTGGACATCTCCCTGTATATCCTTCAGCAGCATTCCAAg GACCTCCAGAACATACTGGCTACCCTGGCCCCCAGGTTGGCTATCCTGGCCCTCAGGCTGGCTATCCTGGCCCTCAGGCTGGCTACCCTG GTGCTGGCCCAGTAGGCTTTCCTGTCCAACACCAGCCAGTGTATAATCCGCCAGGTGGACCTGCAGGGGTACCATGCATGCCAGCACCACCACCTCCATTAGACTGTCCACCTGGATTGGAATATTTAAGTCAg ATAGATCAGATACTGATTCATCAGCAAATTGAGCTTCTGGAAG TCTTAACAGGTTTTGAAACTAATAACAGATATGAAATTAAGAACAGCTTTGGACAGAGGATTTACTTTGCAGCAGAGGATACGGATTTCTGTACCCGAAATTGCTGTGGGGCTTCTAGGCCTTTTACCATGAGGATTCTTGATAATATGGGCCAAGAAGTTATAACTCTGGAGAGACCACTAAAGTGTGACAGCTGTTGTTTCCCTTGCTGCCTTCAGGAG aTAGCAATCTATGCTCCTCCTGGTGTACCTATAGGTTATGTTATTCAGATCTGGCATCCATGCCTGCCAAGGTTTACAATTcaaaatgagaggagagaggatgtACTAAAAATTATTGCTCCATGTCTTCTATGCAGCTGTTGTGCAGATGTTGATTTTGAG attaaaTCTcttgatgaagaaaatgtggttggaAAGATTTCCAAGCAGTGGACTGGTTTCATGAGAGAAGCATTTACAGATGCTGATAACTTTGGCATCCAGTTCCCTTTAGACCTTGATGTGAAAATGAAAGCTGTGATGCTCGGTGCATGTTTCCTCATT
- the PLSCR1 gene encoding phospholipid scramblase 1 isoform X3, which translates to MLLIQEQIYRLDISLYILQQHSKIDQILIHQQIELLEVLTGFETNNRYEIKNSFGQRIYFAAEDTDFCTRNCCGASRPFTMRILDNMGQEVITLERPLKCDSCCFPCCLQEIAIYAPPGVPIGYVIQIWHPCLPRFTIQNERREDVLKIIAPCLLCSCCADVDFEIKSLDEENVVGKISKQWTGFMREAFTDADNFGIQFPLDLDVKMKAVMLGACFLIDFMFF; encoded by the exons ATGCTCCTCATCCAGGAACAAATTTACCGCCTGGACATCTCCCTGTATATCCTTCAGCAGCATTCCAAg ATAGATCAGATACTGATTCATCAGCAAATTGAGCTTCTGGAAG TCTTAACAGGTTTTGAAACTAATAACAGATATGAAATTAAGAACAGCTTTGGACAGAGGATTTACTTTGCAGCAGAGGATACGGATTTCTGTACCCGAAATTGCTGTGGGGCTTCTAGGCCTTTTACCATGAGGATTCTTGATAATATGGGCCAAGAAGTTATAACTCTGGAGAGACCACTAAAGTGTGACAGCTGTTGTTTCCCTTGCTGCCTTCAGGAG aTAGCAATCTATGCTCCTCCTGGTGTACCTATAGGTTATGTTATTCAGATCTGGCATCCATGCCTGCCAAGGTTTACAATTcaaaatgagaggagagaggatgtACTAAAAATTATTGCTCCATGTCTTCTATGCAGCTGTTGTGCAGATGTTGATTTTGAG attaaaTCTcttgatgaagaaaatgtggttggaAAGATTTCCAAGCAGTGGACTGGTTTCATGAGAGAAGCATTTACAGATGCTGATAACTTTGGCATCCAGTTCCCTTTAGACCTTGATGTGAAAATGAAAGCTGTGATGCTCGGTGCATGTTTCCTCATT
- the PLSCR1 gene encoding phospholipid scramblase 1 isoform X2 → MEKQNGQMNAPHPGTNLPPGHLPVYPSAAFQGPPEHTGYPGPQAGYSIPPAGYSGAGPVGFPVQHQPVYNPPGGPAGVPCMPAPPPPLDCPPGLEYLSQIDQILIHQQIELLEVLTGFETNNRYEIKNSFGQRIYFAAEDTDFCTRNCCGASRPFTMRILDNMGQEVITLERPLKCDSCCFPCCLQEIAIYAPPGVPIGYVIQIWHPCLPRFTIQNERREDVLKIIAPCLLCSCCADVDFEIKSLDEENVVGKISKQWTGFMREAFTDADNFGIQFPLDLDVKMKAVMLGACFLIDFMFF, encoded by the exons ATGGAAAAACAAA ATGGACAAATGAATGCTCCTCATCCAGGAACAAATTTACCGCCTGGACATCTCCCTGTATATCCTTCAGCAGCATTCCAAg GACCTCCAGAACATACTGGCTACCCTGGCCCCCAG GCTGGCTACTCAATTCCACCAGCTGGTTATTCAGGTGCTGGCCCAGTAGGCTTTCCTGTCCAACACCAGCCAGTGTATAATCCGCCAGGTGGACCTGCAGGGGTACCATGCATGCCAGCACCACCACCTCCATTAGACTGTCCACCTGGATTGGAATATTTAAGTCAg ATAGATCAGATACTGATTCATCAGCAAATTGAGCTTCTGGAAG TCTTAACAGGTTTTGAAACTAATAACAGATATGAAATTAAGAACAGCTTTGGACAGAGGATTTACTTTGCAGCAGAGGATACGGATTTCTGTACCCGAAATTGCTGTGGGGCTTCTAGGCCTTTTACCATGAGGATTCTTGATAATATGGGCCAAGAAGTTATAACTCTGGAGAGACCACTAAAGTGTGACAGCTGTTGTTTCCCTTGCTGCCTTCAGGAG aTAGCAATCTATGCTCCTCCTGGTGTACCTATAGGTTATGTTATTCAGATCTGGCATCCATGCCTGCCAAGGTTTACAATTcaaaatgagaggagagaggatgtACTAAAAATTATTGCTCCATGTCTTCTATGCAGCTGTTGTGCAGATGTTGATTTTGAG attaaaTCTcttgatgaagaaaatgtggttggaAAGATTTCCAAGCAGTGGACTGGTTTCATGAGAGAAGCATTTACAGATGCTGATAACTTTGGCATCCAGTTCCCTTTAGACCTTGATGTGAAAATGAAAGCTGTGATGCTCGGTGCATGTTTCCTCATT